The following proteins come from a genomic window of Winogradskyella sp. PC-19:
- a CDS encoding prepilin-type N-terminal cleavage/methylation domain-containing protein, whose amino-acid sequence MKQKNKVDAFNLQEVLTVLAIIGILLLLALPSLMPLIARTKSVEAQIQLKYIYNNQTTHRYLNSKYTINMNELDFEPPKTTKEEGTSNYVYEILNASDTSFKARATAINDFDGDGVFNVWEIDENGNPKQIVKD is encoded by the coding sequence ATGAAGCAAAAAAATAAAGTAGATGCTTTTAATCTTCAGGAAGTATTAACAGTATTGGCCATAATTGGCATTCTTTTATTATTAGCCTTGCCAAGTCTAATGCCTCTAATTGCAAGAACAAAAAGTGTTGAAGCTCAAATTCAGTTAAAGTACATCTATAATAATCAAACAACGCATAGGTATCTCAATTCTAAATACACCATTAACATGAATGAGTTGGATTTTGAACCTCCAAAAACTACTAAGGAAGAAGGTACTAGCAATTATGTATATGAAATTTTAAATGCATCTGATACATCTTTTAAAGCCAGAGCAACAGCAATTAATGATTTTGATGGTGATGGTGTATTTAATGTTTGGGAGATTGATGAAAATGGTAACCCAAAACAAATAGTTAAAGACTAA